From the genome of Anopheles funestus chromosome 2RL, idAnoFuneDA-416_04, whole genome shotgun sequence:
CGTGAGCCTATCTATGTACAGTCTACGCTTACGCTAAACCTTAGGTCGATTTTCTTTGACGTATTGCATAGAAGCGTAGATTCTTGACCAACGTTGCCATCGTTTGATGAGGCTAGTAATTCGTTACCACCTCTGTTGCGTAGCTAATCGGTTGGATCAACGAAATTCGTTCTACTCTCGCGAAGGTTAACGATTGCATCTATCGCCTTGTTTTCCGACCAAGTCGCTGTAGAATGGCGACGATCGTGTATATCTAATCCCTACCTAAAGCTACGATTCCTAACTTCTACACGCTACTAATACTACCCTCTGGTGCTGCTTAATTAGCTGTCGATGATGATTTTGCTTCTTCAATTCTTTGTGgttgagaaaattaaattttccttcaatGAAATTCATTAGGATGACGACGTCATGAACGCTCTTTTAAACTTTGTGCTGAAACGATCCATTTTGTTGGCAGCTGCTTCGGGAATGGCATATGGTCACGTAAACCCTTATCTGCCGCACGCTATATATATCACAACCAGTAAGCTTTTGACGAATGGTTAACCATTAgttgtttgctgttggtgTCTGCTTCACTTCCGTCGAACGCCACTGTAGTCGGATGTTTTGGCCGTACGTCGGTTTTTGCCCGGAAATCCACGTGCATACGGAGGTTTGGCATTGGTCGTTACATAGAATACACCTCGAGCTctaaacaaaatacaatataACATAAAGTTCGCTTGTAATTTGAGCAATTCTGATGAAGATTCAAGGCTACTCACTGTCTAGAGAGGTGTTCTCCCATAAGGACGTAATCCGAGTCTTTTGGTTCACACCAACCGAGCAGATAGGATATAAGCGTTGGACAAGGTCCCGCCCAAAACCCTCGTTCACTGTTGATCGATTCGATAAAGTATGGCGTCACTTTTGTATGATCACATGCAAGCGTttctgaagaagaaaatgatggAGTTATGTTAATGTCTAAATTATTGGAAAAACCAAAAGCACTACTCACGAAAGATGGTGGAACTGGCACAACCCGGTTGACTAGTGCCTCCATTGACGTAGAAATCTGCATGCCCTCCCGGACTCCATTGGCCAAGAATACCCGCTCCGGTGTGTATGATGTCAACGAAGTGTGCATCGGATGGGTCTAAATCTCGTGTATTATTCGATCCCGCGTAAAAGAAGATCGTTGGATCAAGACCGGTAATACGACCGAGTTTCCCTTCACTAGGTGTAAGATAGTTCGCCACTAGGCCAGCAATGTGTGCACCAACACTGTACCCGATCAGATGCATATCGTCCGGTGGAACTCCTCGTGGATGATGTGCGATATACTTAACCAGCTGTGACACACAGAGACTTCCAAAGCGTGGAGCCCATTCGATCTGGCTCAGGCACGGTTCCGTCACAGCAGATCCATAGTccacgatgatgatgttgtagTTCCCCCGAGTGAAGTATGCCTTACGCATGTCTGGACTGGGCGATAGGTTACGACCACCACCGAACCCATGTATAACGATCTTAACCGGATGAGATGGATTCCAGTGCGTGTAGTAGAGCGATTCCGGATCCAGCACATCGATCAGCTCCGGATTCTGCTGGGTTCGGCGTGTGTACAGATAGAACTTGATCCGTGGATGTGGACAACGGTAAGGCTTTTCCAGACACGAACTAGTGTTGAAGACATTTTTGGTTTCCTGCTTCTGAGCTGGAGATGATAAGATCGAGAGGAAAAGTACACACATTGTTAGACTTTTAGCTGCCATGGTTAGTGCTCGTTGCGAGAAGTTGGTAAAGACGATCTGTTCTGCACGTATGGACTTTCGCAACTTCGCAGCCAATCGTACTGATCGTATTGGTATTGCGACAAAGCCCTTTTAGTGAAGGCAAGCCCACTACTAAACGCTCGTTACTAGCGGTAGGCATCCATTTTCATGAAGGTAATAATTGACCTAAATCCCCGCGAGGCCTCGCACAGAACGTGCCGactcacacaaaaaaccgtGTACCGGTGAGGGTATAACTTAAATATAATTATGCGATgagtttaatgaaaaatgacaTTATTGGGACATGCAACCATTCTTGCCGAGCCTCGCGCCATGGTTTCAACTGCAGACATTCGTTTACCAGACGTTCGCAGGGAGTGACTGTGATAGCTTAGTTTGATATACGAATCACTGCCTGGGCAGGTTACTAATGGATGCAGTTATGTAACGTTAATCCAGAAGCATGTAAATATTACGCATCGTTATGTTGCATTTTAATGCACTGTCAATTACGGTGGGCGTTTCTTATTGTCCATTTGTGCATTGGAATCGTAGGAAAAAATGTCATTTAATTGCTGCCATGAAGAATTTAAAGAAGGTTATGCTGTTGTCCCAGATTGCGTCGATGATTACGCCAGCTAATGGTGGAGGATTTTGCCATAaggtataaatatttatagccTCACAGATTAACAGTCTGTTGTATGTGGAGTTTCGCTTAGGATATTGCCTctgtttatttcaataaatttaacgAAGCTTATATCATCTACGAGCAATATCAATATATCGATCAGCAAGCATTAATCGTGGAATGTCCTTAAAAACACAAGACTCAATTTCACTGGACTAACCCAGCCCACAAACCAATCAGCTAGGTTGCCTTGTCACATCAGCTTCAATGACGAGCACCGACCTTAGCGTGCGTTTTTGACAGGCGTCAAATGATCTTGCCATCATTGATCTTACTAGATCAGTGTACCTCCGGGGCCAGTGACTGTCCGTGTGAGTGTGACAACGCACGTGATCAGTACGGTGGAGGTTTACTGTTGTGCCATGCTCGAAAATCGCACACAGCAGCGTCTAATTCCGCCTGACCTTAGGCGTAACGCGCGAGATTGGAATGCGTAATTAAGCGGCGAACGCGTTATTGAGTGGGAAACAAAATACTCTTGTTtactagactttttttttcaaacagtaGCACCACCGTAGGtcatttttgctgttgctgcatgaatgtgtaattaaaaagaagaaatcttttacaaaaaaaagaaagagatttAATGATGATGGATTACTGCTTTTGAATTGgaaagaaaagttaaaaacGTAATTGAAAGCTGTGAACAAACTGTTTGGTGAGTAATGTTTACACATGTGATATCTTTCGATAGAGGGTGATTTAAAgaccgaaacaaaacatacatttaaatatttcgccCCGAGAAAAGAGGGCAAGTGAATACATTTCGCGAAAGTAAattatacgtttttttgatAGAGACAAGCGGCTTCCTTCTTTCATATTAATTGAAGAAAGCAACGCTACACTAACAACCTCTGTCAACATGAACTTGTCTGGGGCACGCAAAACATGAATCACAAACATACCAGACATATTTGAAACACTTTCACCAGACGTTAGCCGGGGAAGTACCCTTTATGGGGTCacaaaaatggaacgaaaaatgtcaaaagaaGAGCCTCGGTGAGGAATGTTAAGCAGACGGTTAAAACTGTCGGCATTTAAACTCAAAAAAGCAGCACACCAACCAGTATTTGCATCGTTTTCTTTATGGTTGCTCGTCAGTGAAGGCGACCAGGTCAGTGACGACCATCATCGATTACAGCATAACTTGGAGTCCGCATATTACAGCACAAGACGAGTACGGTGTCGACGGCGCTGTATGACGGATATCTTCGAGAccatgttgtttatttttttttcgacgtCGTTAAAGCATTACAACGAATTGAAGCTTCAGCCCCACCTCGATGCCCTTTCACGGCATTGCCGGTTGCACACTGATTGCATCATGATGCACCGGCATGAATCAGTAACGCACCGATAGCTACTGTGCCCAGACACCAACCAGCAGCGTCACGACCTTAAAAGAACTTTCTCCAGTGCTTTCTGCTTACTAAACGAAGCCCAGCTATCGAACGGTAGTAAAATACTCTCGCACAACGGCGATGAACTTCCGAAGCCTTCAACGTGACGTGATCTTCGTTCGGCGTCACAACGTGGAAGACGCCAGACTATTGCGCCCGTGTGTGGAATAGATTCCGGTTATGAGTTCCTTTCACTTTTAACCATGCGTGCCGAAGCCTCGGTCAACCCCTTGCTTTGTAGTGAGTTCCTTGAAATGATCGGTTACACTATGTAATCTCTCTCCCCGTGACCGATAATTAGCCTGATTGATCTAGCTTTTGCGGATGCGGGCAGCATTAGCGTGACCAAACCCTTGCCAAGGTTGATGTCAGTGTTTGGAGCGATTCCTGTTCTCCTCAGCTTGGAGGTGATTTATTAGCGCCAAACAGCATCGACAGGCAAAAAGGAATCGTTTGTGAATGCGGCGCATTTCCTAGTTGCGCAATCCGTGCCCCGAAAAcaagcgcaaaacaaaaccttccgaaacaaaacaaacgaggGCAGACCGGCAAAGCCGTATTTGGTGTATAACGGATCCGGCCGACTGGACTGGAAGGTGTACGGGTGTTTATTAACCAACCAGACTCACATCGCGACGGCTGTCTGTTTTGCTTAAAATGGGGAAGGTAAAAAATGGTCCTCGCTTTCGGTGCGGGCTATTACATCAACGAAACCGCGATGATTTGTCGGTTGGTCGCGGTCGAGAGTGAAAAGTGGCACAGTTCCAATAGGGGTGGATCGCCGTTAACcttgaaaggaaagaaatcgTGACCATCGGTAAGGGGAGCACAAAGCGAAGCTCCCTAAACTGTCCGGACCTAGGCCGTCGCTGAACATTCGGTGAGCTATTTCTAGACCAAGTCGTTTGTCAAGCGCGTGTTAAATGGAACAATCGTCTGTTCGATGGTGCGATCAATTTTTGGGTGACAAACAAGTATTTAACTGTGACCACTCACAGTGGGTTAGTGGTGTTGCACCTGATGTGGCGTGGCTTCAATCGATGACGAATGTTGGAGAGTGTTTCGATATTGACACATTTATCATTATTTCTATTGTGATACGAAATGCAGGGCTTTCAAAcaaggaaaattaaacaatttttttaagggTTTTCACTCAACATCTGTAACATTTCAatattgctgtttgtttgaaattccTTCTCAATTTCTAGAAATTTCCATCTAGTTAGAAATAACTTTCCGTTAAGTTATTGTCCAAATAGATAAAACATTAATGTAAGCTAACGAAAtgtgtcctgttttttttaattattttttgttttcaatcacATCTGAAAGTGTTAGATCAAGGTCATATAacctatttaattttttatagtaTTTTTAAAACCGGTTTCAACGCCATCTTTTCAGGCCGTTGCAGCGAGGGTAAAATACAGCAACACATGAATTAGAAAACATTCCAGAACATTATCTATGAACGCTTTGAGACCGTCACTTTCAAACATAATCCGACAAAGAAATAGCCTTCAGTCAACAAACATCCTTGGTTCTCAATGTTTACCTTCCGTAATGCTCTGGAACGCCGCgagcaaaatgaaaaccaaTCCAATCGATGCGAACGGAAGTTGCTGCATTTTGGATTGCACTAACGGTTTTAACATGCCCCGGGTTTGCGTGATTCTTCTACTTTTCTTTGATATTGATTACTCCGGTACGGTTTCGATGCGTATCCGAACGCACCGTATGACGCCACACATGCAATCGATGATGGTAGTAGTACACTTATGCCCACACAATATTCGTACACTTTCGCTTATCTCACTTTTTCTGCTTTCCTTACGCtggttacattttatttttattttgcttgctGGCACGCAATTGCTCgttgaaaaattaaccacCGATGGGGTCCGTTCCGATCCGCGTACACTTCCACGTGCTTCCCAAACCAGCAGATGATGATCTTGGGGCGCGTTAAGTAACACTTTACTTTGGCGCGTATAGACCGCTTTAGGGCAGGCTGTTTGCTATTCGCtgcgttcggtttttggttagcttttgtttgttgaaacgATTTTCCTTCCCGTATTGGCGGTTGGAAAACGTGATAATGATCACCTGCCTGAGCCTGTTTGGCCAGTACTTTCCTGCTGGGATTTCCACGCtattttttttgagatatAAACTTATGTCACTAGCCTTCCGATCATTGCAAAATCGGAAAGGTCGCACAGTGGATGGGGGGATCGCCTTTTATCCGTAACGATCGCTAACACTTTTATATACTTGGATGTGCGTTTTCCTTTGCTAGACCGCCTGTTTCCATCTGTTACGGTTATCAACACTTTTGAGCCTTTTTTCGCACAAGTTGCGCCAATCGTCAACTCctgctttttttccaaacattcaCTTTTTCTCgccacacaaaagaaaaacgaaacagcacATTTTttaggcaaaacaaaagaaagcacGATCAATCGAACGGAACGACGGTACCGAGCCCGATCGTGCTGGACGAAAAATGCGGAACCACACCAGTCGATGGTTTTATGGAAACTGGTTCGGTTGGATGCATGCGTCTTTCTCGATCTTAGATGCGTTTCTTTACGGGGttgaaacaaacagaaagCAAGAGAGAAACTCCACTGATTTTGAGTGGGGAGTTATGGCTAACAGGCCCCATGCTTTATAGCAGGGTTCGCAGCCAGTTGGTAGACAAAAACAGGTCATTTATATTACTTTCTTAAGGAGAATAATATTACTGAATGTACTGTTGTAGAGGTTAAGATAATTGTTTTCATGtagctttttaaaaataagtatGGATATTACTAGTAGAACACACACGATTAGCAACCCCTGTTAGCATACGGATTCATTCATGGTGAATACGATCGCCGATCGCGACTAAGGTCGAGTGAACGCATTCACTCGGTGTTAGCGATCATAACGCATAATAAAACCTTTCACACGCCGTGTAATTATTCGCGGTCCACCCGATCGTAAGTTTGAAGTTCATGGAAGCTGAGACAGGGTTGTTCCGCCTAACCAACGAATAACCCTTGCCTTGGCCATGATGGGGTGATAGGAAAGCCCTCCAGTTCAATGATAACATCGGGCAGTAAATGCTTACCGGTATTGCGTCACGGAATCTGTTTTAGTCGATTGACGGTTAATGTATGATAATTGTCGATCTATTGCTAAAAACAGATCGCGCCGTACGTAATGACCATACGGTGAGAAATATGATTCCAGCGAACTAAATTTGAATGTGATAAATGTGTGCAGtatttatttctaatttatGTAGGTAATTAAGTTGCGCAATATCTTCCTCCAGGGAATCCATGTTTGCAAGTCCCATCATTTTGtataacatttttgtttcgaacCATCTCCCAATTAGGGAGATCTTCTCCTTACTAAGCACACGAAGATTGTCAAGTGAAACACAGAGCTTAACACATGCGGATGGGTTGCATTAGTGCGAATTATATTTTTGGTCCCCAATTGGTTCCACCTGGTCCTTGGTTGGTCTGTGTCACTTAATGTATCGCCCCAAAAAGGGAGCGGAAAGGCGCCCACTAGTGTCCAATGTTAGCCGATATCTCCGCTAGCTCCTCTCGTAAGGTGTAATTTCTTCCTCTTGCATAAGGCGGCATCATGTTAACGGTCAGGAAGTAGAGACCCCGAGTTCTGCAAGGGAATTGAAGATATGTATGTGGTTAGTGGTAAGCTTCCAGAGGCTTCCAGTACGACAGTAACTAAATCAAATCGCACAGGTCATGCAATGCAGTTGCATAATCATGCGTCATGTTTCGTGCATTTGTTGTGTGAATGCGAGGAACCGAGATGAGAAGGGCCACTCGCGGCAAGCGAGATCCGTAATGAGAGTGATGTTAATACCGATTAGTGTGACAATAATGAAATGTATCTTCGCGTGCATTGTACATCACGCACCGGGTTAGTGGAGTGTCTGTTGAGAGGGGTTCAGACGGAGCTGATCATGTCTCCGCCATGAAACGAGTTCGCTGATGAAGATCGTCTAAAAAGCGTTTGCCGTAAGCGACTTGGAACGCTTCCACCACCCCAAGGTTTTTAAGGTGCGGTGTGGCAAAAAGGTTCCTAGCCGCAACAGTGGCTTAGCTTTTACTTTCAGCGAGTATACAAGCGAGTTAACATGATGACTACCGGTTTCGTGGTGTACTTACGTGTTGGGAGTGTGCGCTCCCATAATAGCGACCTGTTCGCTGGGGCCGCCTCCACGGCAGATACCGAGCATGTACAGGTACCAGTGAGCGCACCGATACCCGTAGAATCCCACCTCGGTGGCGATCGATTCAGCGTAGTACTCGGGCGCCCGGTTGTGGTTGCACTCGCCCGTAGTCATCATGGTGGCTGCATCGCACCCCGGCTGCACTACGCCACCATTCACGAAAAAGTCCGTGTGGCCGCTCGGGTGTAGAATGCCACGCTGAAACACGTCCGTGTGGATAACCTGCACAAACTCCGCGTCCGACTGGTCGAGCTTGTACTCGTTCGTAGCAAACACGAACAGTGGCTTGGCGGGATCGAGTCCCGTAATGCGCTTCAGCCGACCGGCTCGTAGATAGTTCGCGATCATGCCGGAAGTTTGGCCACCGAGGCTAAAACCCACCACGTGTATATCGTCGAGCGGGATGATATCGTTGGCGATGATAAAATCGAGCAGCTGTGCTGTACAGTTTGCTACCGTGGGAAGGTTCCGTACCGCCTGCAGATAGCACGGTTCCAGTGCCAAGGGATGATAATCGACGGATATGATGTTGAACTCATCGTAGGCAAAGTATGCTGGTCTAATTGTTGGATTAGGTGCGTAATCACGATGTCCAGTGTAGCCATGGATCAGTACTATTAATGGCCGTCCTCTGATAAAGTTGGCGCTCAAGATCGACTCGGGATTGAACATGTCCAGTTGGGTAGGATTTTCTTGAGTTTCTCTTGAGAAAAGCGGGAATAGTAAGACAAAAATGGGTCAAGGTCAAAGTGCACGCAACACATGAAGATTAAGATGTAGTAAGTCATTTGatgtaaaattcataaaaCCACTGAATTTCCGTTAAGATTATTTGCGTTTAAGTGAACCGAAACCAGCACTTGTATACATGAGTTGTAGCTTCTGTATTCACGATGGAatatagaaaattaaaacagtGACGTTACTGGATGTCTTTGCTGCCTGTGAAAGGAATTTAGTTTACAAACTATGATTGCATTTGTAAACTCTACTCATAACCGAAGGAAATAACTTTCATCAACAAGCAGGTGTTGCAATACTTCGCACGTTTACGCTAAAATGACCTTCTCATCCTAAAACACGTGACATAGACGCAGGCCGGCGATTAAACACACGACCGATAAGGGATCATTCAATTATTACGTAAAGCTACAATTGATAGCTTCCGACCGCCTCGTCtataaatgtaacaaaaagtaACGATAGAAGTATCCTTTTCTATTAATTACGCAATAATTTGCACAATCCTTATCTTCTCTCTTAACATTGTTTTTTCAACTTAGTTTTGATTGGGACAAAAATAGCAAGATCGAACGATACTGCCATTTTCATTCTAAGAGTCTCGAATCAGACTGACCTTTCACATTGATGCTGATTATTTGGATTTTATCGCTATTTGTAAAAACCTTAGGGTAGtaag
Proteins encoded in this window:
- the LOC125766263 gene encoding pancreatic lipase-related protein 2-like, with the translated sequence MFADALFRWLSLVTVVTISLQLVAAVDWNFLKCFETVKRCPNQNVSFYLYTRETQENPTQLDMFNPESILSANFIRGRPLIVLIHGYTGHRDYAPNPTIRPAYFAYDEFNIISVDYHPLALEPCYLQAVRNLPTVANCTAQLLDFIIANDIIPLDDIHVVGFSLGGQTSGMIANYLRAGRLKRITGLDPAKPLFVFATNEYKLDQSDAEFVQVIHTDVFQRGILHPSGHTDFFVNGGVVQPGCDAATMMTTGECNHNRAPEYYAESIATEVGFYGYRCAHWYLYMLGICRGGGPSEQVAIMGAHTPNTTRGLYFLTVNMMPPYARGRNYTLREELAEISANIGH
- the LOC125766258 gene encoding inactive pancreatic lipase-related protein 1, producing the protein MLKPLVQSKMQQLPFASIGLVFILLAAFQSITEAQKQETKNVFNTSSCLEKPYRCPHPRIKFYLYTRRTQQNPELIDVLDPESLYYTHWNPSHPVKIVIHGFGGGRNLSPSPDMRKAYFTRGNYNIIIVDYGSAVTEPCLSQIEWAPRFGSLCVSQLVKYIAHHPRGVPPDDMHLIGYSVGAHIAGLVANYLTPSEGKLGRITGLDPTIFFYAGSNNTRDLDPSDAHFVDIIHTGAGILGQWSPGGHADFYVNGGTSQPGCASSTIFQTLACDHTKVTPYFIESINSERGFWAGPCPTLISYLLGWCEPKDSDYVLMGEHLSRQARGVFYVTTNAKPPYARGFPGKNRRTAKTSDYSGVRRK